CAAAGAAACCGAACGTCGCCGTGCGATTCAAATTCAGTATAATGAAGAGCATGGAATTACGCCTCAAACCATCCGCAAAAAGATTCGTGATGTCATTGAAGCAACCAAGGCGACAGAGGCACGGAATGATTACCTTCCTAGTGAGACGGGTAAACTTTCCAAGAAGGAGCGTCAATCGCTTATTCAGCGTCTGGAAGCAGAAATGAAGGATGCCGCCAAGAATCTACAGTTCGAGCGGGCCGCCGAGCTGCGTGACGCTTTGCTGGAACTGCGGGCCGATTAAGCATGTAGTATAAGAATAAGCTATAAACAAAAGCACATTGAAAATGAAATATTTGAATGTTTTTAACAATAGTGAGGGCGGCCCATGTGGTCGTTCTCTTGCGATATATCACCTGCATCCATAACCCAGTGGAATATAGCATGACTTGAACTACAGCTAAGGAGATGAAACATTTGGCGAATGAAAGCATCATCATCAAAGGCGCACGGGCGCATAATCTCAAAAATATTGACGTGACGATTCCGCGTGATAAATTTGTCGTTCTTACGGGGCTTAGTGGCTCGGGTAAATCGTCACTGGCTTTCGATACGATCTATGCGGAAGGACAGCGGCGCTACGTGGAATCTCTATCTGCGTATGCACGTCAGTTCCTCGGACAAATGGAGAAGCCGGATGTCGACTCGATTGATGGTCTGTCTCCTGCGATATCTATTGACCAAAAAACCACCAACCGGAATCCGCGTTCTACTGTCGGTACGGTTACAGAAATCTATGATTACTTGCGGTTGTTGTTTGCGCGAGTGGGTCACCCTCATTGCCCTGAACACGGCATTGAGATCACATCCCAGACCGTTGAACAGATGGTGGATCGCATCATGCAGTATCCTGAAAAGACACGACTGCAAATTTTGGCTCCATTGGTATCCGGACGCAAAGGTGAGCATAAAACACTATTCGCGGATATAGCCAAGCAGGGCTTTGTGCGGGTACGTGTCAATGGCGAATTGCGAGAGCTGTCGGAAAAGATAGAGCTGGAGAAGAATAAGAAGCATTCGATTGAAGTGGTCGTAGACCGGATCGTGGTCAAGGAAGATGTGCGTGCGCGTCTATCCGACTCGATTGAGACGGCTCTAAAACTGTCAGGTGGCCAACTGCTTGTGGATATTATGGGGCAAGAAGAGCTGCGATTTAGCTCTAATTTTGCGTGCCCGATTTGCGGTTTTAGCATAGATGAGCTGACCCCGCGGATGTTCTCTTTTAACAATCCGTTTGGTGCTTGCCCGGATTGTGACGGATTGGGTGCTAAAATGGTAGTGGACCCTGATTTGCTCATTCCCGATCCTCAAAAGAGCGTGGAGGAGGGAGCATTTCAGGCCTGGAGTGGTGGAACTTCCACTTATTATCCGCAATTTTTACAGTCGGTATGCGAGCATTTCGGTATTCCGCAGGATGTTCCTGTTAGCCAATTGACCACAGAGCAAATGAACATCATTTTACACGGGACGGCTGACCAGAAGATTCGGTTCCGTTACGAAAATGATTTTGGTCAACGCAAGGAAGCCTATGTGACCTTTGAGGGAATCATTCCGAATCTGGAGCGCCGTTATCGTGACACAGCTTCTGATGGTATCCGTGAATTTATTGAAGGCTTCATGAGCGCCAAACCATGTAACACCTGTAAGGGACACCGCCTGAAGAAAGAGAGCCTGGCGGTAACCATTCAGGAGCAAAATATCGCCTATGTGACTGATTTGTCCATCACAGAAGCGGCTCACTTTTTTCAAACGCTGGAGCTGAGTGAGAAGGAGAAATCGATTGCCAATCTCATTTTAAAAGAAATTAACAGCCGTTTGGGCTTCCTGGTCAATGTCGGTCTGGAATATTTGACATTAAGCCGTTCCGCAGGAACGTTGTCCGGTGGTGAGGCACAGCGTATTCGGCTGGCGACACAAATTGGGTCCAGTCTAATGGGCGTGCTCTATATTTTGGACGAGCCTAGTATCGGATTGCACCAGCGAGACAATGACCGCCTGATTAGTGCTTTGGAGCATATGCGGAATCTCGGAAATACGTTGATTGTGGTGGAGCATGACGAAGATACAATGATGGCGGCGGACTATATCATTGATATTGGACCGGGAGCAGGAATCCATGGCGGGATGATCATGTCCCAGGGGACCCCGCAGGAAGTCATGGAAGATCCGAACTCCTTGACAGGGCAATA
This DNA window, taken from Paenibacillus kribbensis, encodes the following:
- the uvrA gene encoding excinuclease ABC subunit UvrA, whose product is MANESIIIKGARAHNLKNIDVTIPRDKFVVLTGLSGSGKSSLAFDTIYAEGQRRYVESLSAYARQFLGQMEKPDVDSIDGLSPAISIDQKTTNRNPRSTVGTVTEIYDYLRLLFARVGHPHCPEHGIEITSQTVEQMVDRIMQYPEKTRLQILAPLVSGRKGEHKTLFADIAKQGFVRVRVNGELRELSEKIELEKNKKHSIEVVVDRIVVKEDVRARLSDSIETALKLSGGQLLVDIMGQEELRFSSNFACPICGFSIDELTPRMFSFNNPFGACPDCDGLGAKMVVDPDLLIPDPQKSVEEGAFQAWSGGTSTYYPQFLQSVCEHFGIPQDVPVSQLTTEQMNIILHGTADQKIRFRYENDFGQRKEAYVTFEGIIPNLERRYRDTASDGIREFIEGFMSAKPCNTCKGHRLKKESLAVTIQEQNIAYVTDLSITEAAHFFQTLELSEKEKSIANLILKEINSRLGFLVNVGLEYLTLSRSAGTLSGGEAQRIRLATQIGSSLMGVLYILDEPSIGLHQRDNDRLISALEHMRNLGNTLIVVEHDEDTMMAADYIIDIGPGAGIHGGMIMSQGTPQEVMEDPNSLTGQYLSGRKFIPVNTERRKPADKWLEVRGAKENNLKNLNVKIPLGVFTAVTGVSGSGKSTLVNEILYKTLARDLNRARVRPGQHKEIRGLEHIDKVVDIDQSPIGRTPRSNPATYTGVFDDIRDLFSKTNEAKIRGYQKGRFSFNIKGGRCEACKGDGIIKIEMHFLPDVYVPCEVCKGKRYNRETLEVKYKGKSIADILDMTVEDATEFFENIPKIHRKIQTLMDVGLGYVKLGQPATTLSGGEAQRVKLASELYRRSTGKTIYILDEPTTGLHVHDIDRLLMVLHRLVDSGETVLVIEHNLDVIKTADYLIDLGPEGGSGGGTILATGTPEQLVKVEESYTGRYLKPILERDTERSQALQTVDL